One Kineococcus aurantiacus genomic window carries:
- a CDS encoding MSMEG_0572/Sll0783 family nitrogen starvation response protein — MTTTTATPATTTEIDELIKANIAKSLAEVPHPVKEKGEDLYGKTKVFPDYQAEDGESYFTLVHGIAHESSVSFVAILQATRALRKGYDSAIYFYGPGSMNCIATRGFPTVGDSGFPGEQNVNGALETFIAEGGTVYCCRFGLALHGNREEDLIAGVIPCHPLDVQDALIHYARKGAIINSTYNL; from the coding sequence ATGACCACGACCACCGCCACCCCCGCCACCACGACCGAGATCGACGAGCTCATCAAGGCGAACATCGCCAAGTCCCTCGCCGAGGTCCCGCACCCGGTCAAGGAGAAGGGGGAGGACCTGTACGGCAAGACGAAGGTCTTCCCCGACTACCAGGCCGAGGACGGGGAGAGCTACTTCACCCTCGTGCACGGCATCGCCCACGAGTCGTCGGTGAGCTTCGTCGCGATCCTGCAGGCCACCCGCGCGCTGCGGAAGGGGTACGACTCCGCGATCTACTTCTACGGCCCCGGGTCCATGAACTGCATCGCGACCCGCGGGTTCCCCACCGTGGGCGACTCCGGGTTCCCCGGTGAGCAGAACGTCAACGGCGCGCTGGAGACGTTCATCGCCGAGGGCGGCACCGTCTACTGCTGCCGCTTCGGCCTCGCCCTGCACGGCAACCGCGAGGAGGACCTCATCGCCGGGGTCATCCCGTGCCACCCGCTCGACGTGCAGGACGCCCTCATCCACTACGCCCGCAAGGGCGCCATCATCAACTCGACCTACAACCTCTGA
- a CDS encoding carbon-nitrogen hydrolase family protein, whose translation MPRPVRVAAVAAHFGRDLDRGLAKVLGIVAEARASGTDLLVLPHAALGGYLADLADPAAHGLPPALDAADAVFEQVRRACGPVTVCLGFTESVDVHGTTVHHPAAVCLHGDGVLGRHRKVHLPPGEAAVYAAGDALAAFDTPVGRLGMLIDFDKTFPEAARTLAVQGAHTIACLSAWPASVTDRSSRLPQDRQSRLFDLYDCARAAENQVVWVSSNQTGMHGSLRFLGQAKVVNPGGDVLARTGSKGGLAAVEVDVETEVARARRTLHHLAERHREVYET comes from the coding sequence ATGCCCCGACCCGTCCGCGTGGCCGCCGTGGCCGCCCACTTCGGTCGTGACCTCGACCGCGGGCTGGCCAAGGTCCTGGGCATCGTGGCGGAGGCGCGGGCCTCGGGGACCGACCTGCTGGTCCTGCCGCACGCGGCCCTCGGGGGGTACCTGGCCGACCTGGCCGACCCCGCGGCGCACGGGCTGCCCCCGGCCCTGGACGCCGCCGACGCCGTGTTCGAGCAGGTCCGCCGCGCGTGCGGCCCGGTGACGGTGTGCCTGGGTTTCACCGAGTCCGTCGACGTCCACGGCACGACCGTGCACCACCCGGCCGCGGTGTGCCTGCACGGTGACGGGGTCCTGGGGCGCCACCGCAAGGTCCACCTCCCGCCGGGGGAGGCGGCCGTCTACGCCGCCGGTGACGCGCTGGCCGCGTTCGACACCCCCGTCGGCCGGCTGGGCATGCTCATCGACTTCGACAAGACGTTCCCCGAGGCCGCGCGCACGCTCGCCGTGCAGGGCGCGCACACGATCGCGTGCCTGTCCGCCTGGCCGGCCAGCGTCACCGACCGCTCCTCCCGGCTCCCGCAGGACCGGCAGTCCCGGTTGTTCGACCTGTACGACTGCGCGCGCGCCGCCGAGAACCAGGTGGTGTGGGTGTCCTCGAACCAGACGGGGATGCACGGTTCGCTGCGCTTCCTCGGCCAGGCCAAGGTCGTCAACCCCGGCGGTGACGTGCTGGCGCGCACGGGGTCCAAGGGGGGTCTGGCCGCGGTGGAGGTCGACGTGGAGACCGAGGTCGCCCGCGCCCGGCGCACGCTGCACCACCTGGCCGAGCGCCATCGTGAGGTCTACGAAACGTAG
- a CDS encoding LacI family DNA-binding transcriptional regulator codes for MHDSAVTPPGREPVTGYDVARAAGVSQSTVSRALRGDARVVPETRELVLRVAREMGYVVNASARSLITRRTSSVAIVSGDLRNPSYPVLIGTLQKQFHAHGYRVVLLSDHEEESGEFEHSLGGLRGGIVDGIVYISARTTSPVVADLLDAGMPVVVLNRDVDAELGGRVDRVTSDNVEGGRLAARHLHAIGARRPAMVAGPRDNPSLARRERGFRSELAALGLPLPRQRVRRGQVDPRTGLEGALSLLGDTAAGERPDALFCQTDYIALGALDAAGRLGLSVPDDVAVIGYNDLDWAGWSMIDLTTVRQPLVEMAEAAASAMLARMANPDLPPVHRVFDVELVERGSTRRGARRGGAGGARGGVTHS; via the coding sequence ATGCACGACTCCGCAGTCACCCCTCCCGGCCGGGAGCCCGTCACCGGGTACGACGTCGCGCGCGCGGCGGGGGTGTCGCAGTCGACGGTGTCGCGGGCCCTGCGCGGGGACGCCCGCGTCGTGCCCGAGACCCGCGAACTGGTCCTGCGGGTGGCGCGCGAGATGGGGTACGTCGTCAACGCCTCGGCGCGCAGCCTCATCACCCGGCGCACCTCCTCGGTCGCGATCGTCTCCGGCGACCTGCGCAACCCCTCCTACCCCGTGCTCATCGGGACGCTGCAGAAGCAGTTCCACGCCCACGGGTACCGCGTGGTGCTGCTGAGCGACCACGAGGAGGAGTCCGGGGAGTTCGAGCACAGCCTGGGAGGCCTGCGCGGCGGCATCGTCGACGGCATCGTCTACATCTCGGCGCGCACCACCTCCCCCGTGGTGGCCGACCTGCTGGACGCGGGGATGCCGGTCGTGGTGCTCAACCGCGACGTCGACGCGGAACTGGGCGGACGGGTGGACCGGGTGACCTCCGACAACGTCGAGGGCGGGCGGTTGGCGGCACGTCACCTGCACGCCATCGGCGCGCGCCGGCCGGCGATGGTGGCCGGGCCGAGGGACAACCCCAGCCTGGCCCGCCGCGAGCGCGGTTTCCGTTCCGAACTGGCGGCCCTGGGGTTGCCGCTGCCCCGCCAGCGCGTGCGCCGGGGTCAGGTCGACCCGCGGACCGGCCTGGAGGGAGCGCTGAGCCTGCTGGGGGACACCGCCGCCGGGGAGCGCCCCGACGCCCTCTTCTGCCAGACCGACTACATCGCGCTGGGCGCGCTGGACGCCGCCGGTCGCCTGGGGTTGTCGGTGCCCGACGACGTCGCGGTCATCGGTTACAACGACCTGGACTGGGCGGGGTGGTCGATGATCGACCTCACCACCGTCCGGCAACCGCTGGTGGAGATGGCCGAGGCCGCCGCATCGGCGATGCTGGCGCGGATGGCGAACCCCGACCTGCCTCCCGTGCACCGCGTGTTCGACGTCGAACTCGTGGAGCGGGGTTCGACGCGCCGCGGTGCGCGGCGGGGCGGTGCGGGCGGGGCCCGCGGTGGCGTAACGCACTCTTAA
- a CDS encoding MSMEG_0568 family radical SAM protein: protein MTCEDTVGTRVDVAIRGVRLAAPVRRTGGAGPSDDGHVVLDGFASAIPLRPDSPYLVRDGRLLLERTGAVTDLGVAVEPVARPRFYDLRTADGVPYEQIAKLHGRDVLATTVVQTCSRYAPENRCRFCAVEESLAAGATIAVKTPAMLAEVARAAVDLDGVRHVVMTTGTSTAPDRGARHLARCTRAIQEAVPGLPVQVQCEPPADPATLTELKEAGAASIGIHVESLDDAVRRRWMPGKSTVPLAEYWAAWTEAVRVFGRNQVSTYLLVGLGEDPDELVEGAARLVDLGVYPFVVPFRPLAGTLAVDVDGAHGPDPAVLEDVTRRVAQVLRAGGMRGADQMAGCAACGACSVLQNLSA, encoded by the coding sequence ATGACCTGCGAGGACACCGTCGGGACCCGGGTGGACGTCGCGATCCGCGGCGTCCGCCTGGCGGCCCCCGTCCGCCGCACGGGTGGTGCGGGGCCCAGCGACGACGGCCACGTCGTCCTCGACGGTTTCGCCTCGGCGATCCCGCTGCGCCCCGACAGCCCGTACCTCGTGCGCGACGGCCGACTCCTGCTCGAGAGGACCGGGGCGGTCACCGACCTCGGGGTCGCGGTCGAACCCGTCGCGCGGCCGCGGTTCTACGACCTGCGGACCGCCGACGGCGTCCCCTACGAGCAGATCGCCAAGCTGCACGGCCGGGACGTCCTGGCCACCACCGTGGTCCAGACCTGCTCGCGCTACGCCCCGGAGAACCGCTGCCGGTTCTGCGCCGTCGAGGAGTCCCTCGCCGCGGGGGCGACCATCGCGGTCAAGACCCCCGCGATGCTCGCCGAGGTCGCCCGCGCCGCCGTCGACCTCGACGGCGTCCGGCACGTCGTCATGACGACGGGCACCTCGACGGCCCCCGACCGCGGCGCCCGGCACCTGGCCCGCTGCACCCGGGCCATCCAGGAGGCCGTGCCCGGCCTGCCCGTGCAGGTGCAGTGCGAACCGCCCGCGGACCCGGCCACCCTCACCGAGCTGAAGGAGGCCGGAGCCGCCTCCATCGGCATCCACGTCGAGTCCCTCGACGACGCGGTCCGGCGCCGCTGGATGCCGGGCAAGTCCACGGTGCCGCTGGCGGAGTACTGGGCCGCGTGGACCGAGGCCGTGCGGGTCTTCGGCCGCAACCAGGTCTCGACGTACCTGCTGGTCGGGCTGGGGGAGGACCCCGACGAGCTCGTCGAGGGCGCCGCACGCCTCGTCGACCTCGGCGTCTACCCGTTCGTCGTGCCGTTCCGGCCGCTGGCCGGGACCCTCGCGGTGGACGTCGACGGCGCCCACGGTCCCGACCCCGCTGTCCTGGAGGACGTCACCCGCCGGGTCGCGCAGGTCCTGCGGGCCGGCGGGATGCGCGGGGCGGACCAGATGGCCGGCTGCGCCGCCTGCGGGGCCTGCTCGGTCCTGCAGAACCTCAGCGCCTGA
- a CDS encoding sugar ABC transporter substrate-binding protein, translating into MPSAPSSRMRAASAAVLALTVGLTACSGGSTAATGGGEVDADGVAAATAAVQAATGDPAFELDAPAFAMSGIRGKTVFNIPNSSAVPYVQAVDEESAAIAERYGATWVEYTNQGTPTEHSAGIDQAISRRADVIVLAQGINVDLIVPALQRAKAAGIPVVVTHTLQTGDTFSPQAADLVTAQVTAPFDEAAALIANWAIADSGGEANAVLLTADEVPPSKGMIASMRATFEQNCPACSVKVVNVPVTDWATKISGEVQTALQADPGVGYVLPVYDSMSLYAQQGITAAGKTGQVQMASFNGTPEVLKLIQDGDVMAMDVGENISWLAWSTLDQVGRVLTGSPLVEGGDEKTPLKVFTDDNVDATGTPPAAGKGYGDAYVAGYEALWGAP; encoded by the coding sequence GTGCCCAGTGCTCCCTCGTCCCGGATGCGCGCCGCGTCCGCCGCCGTCCTCGCGCTGACCGTCGGCCTGACGGCCTGCAGCGGCGGTTCCACCGCCGCCACCGGCGGGGGCGAGGTCGACGCCGACGGCGTCGCCGCCGCCACCGCCGCGGTGCAGGCCGCCACCGGCGACCCGGCGTTCGAGCTCGACGCCCCGGCCTTCGCGATGAGCGGCATCCGCGGCAAGACCGTGTTCAACATCCCGAACTCCTCGGCGGTGCCGTACGTGCAGGCCGTCGACGAGGAGAGCGCCGCCATCGCCGAGCGCTACGGGGCCACGTGGGTGGAGTACACCAACCAGGGCACGCCCACCGAGCACAGCGCGGGCATCGACCAGGCCATCAGCCGGCGCGCCGACGTCATCGTCCTGGCGCAGGGCATCAACGTCGACCTCATCGTCCCTGCGCTGCAACGGGCGAAGGCGGCCGGGATCCCCGTCGTCGTCACCCACACCCTGCAGACGGGCGACACGTTCAGCCCGCAGGCCGCCGACCTCGTGACCGCCCAGGTGACCGCGCCGTTCGACGAGGCGGCGGCTCTCATTGCGAACTGGGCGATCGCCGACTCGGGGGGCGAGGCGAACGCCGTGCTGCTCACGGCCGACGAGGTGCCGCCCTCCAAGGGCATGATCGCGTCGATGCGCGCGACGTTCGAGCAGAACTGCCCGGCGTGCAGCGTGAAGGTCGTCAACGTCCCGGTCACCGACTGGGCCACGAAGATCTCCGGGGAGGTGCAGACCGCGCTGCAGGCCGACCCCGGCGTGGGGTACGTCCTGCCGGTGTACGACTCCATGTCGCTGTACGCCCAGCAGGGCATCACCGCCGCCGGCAAGACGGGGCAGGTGCAGATGGCCTCGTTCAACGGGACCCCGGAGGTCCTCAAGCTCATCCAGGACGGCGACGTCATGGCGATGGACGTCGGGGAGAACATCAGCTGGCTGGCGTGGTCCACCCTGGACCAGGTCGGCCGGGTGCTCACGGGTTCGCCGCTGGTGGAGGGGGGCGACGAGAAGACGCCGCTGAAGGTCTTCACGGACGACAACGTCGACGCCACCGGGACCCCGCCGGCGGCCGGCAAGGGCTACGGCGACGCCTACGTCGCCGGGTACGAGGCGCTGTGGGGTGCGCCGTGA
- a CDS encoding MSMEG_0567/sll0787 family protein: MPLDLPVLAGLPRQRTAFHVEVADAAAERAHRRLRRDVFVAEQQLFAADDHDDADDDPRRRVLVARTADGTVVGGVRLAPCTAEDVGWWRGSRLVVTPRARTLGGVGSALVRAACAHAEELGALRFEATVQTRGAVLFRRLGWEHVRDVVVQGVPHALVRYPMDRPRRLAEATKAALAGVLDGLVQTPAGFLGDDGTPVPGTDVVAACDAVLPSLVDRDPEWAGWCAVLVNVNDLAAMGAAPVGLLDALAAPTADHARRVVAGLRAASRAWGVPVLGGHTQFGVPAALSVTALGRTADPVPAGGGRPGHALSLTVDLGGSWRPGYTGSQWDSSSRRSPGDLRQMGSSVARTRPAAAKDVSMAGLLGTVGMLAEASGVGAEIDVTSVPRPPGTTVGDWFTCFPGFGVVTADLPGRAPAPAGPATTATVGRLHAAASPDDRGVALRWPDGEVTRVIPGPVTGMGTA; this comes from the coding sequence ATGCCGCTCGACCTGCCGGTCCTGGCCGGCCTGCCGCGCCAGCGGACCGCCTTCCACGTCGAGGTCGCCGACGCCGCCGCCGAACGCGCCCACCGCCGGCTGCGCCGGGACGTCTTCGTGGCCGAGCAGCAGCTCTTCGCCGCCGACGACCACGACGACGCCGACGACGACCCGCGCCGCCGGGTCCTGGTGGCCCGCACCGCCGACGGGACGGTCGTCGGGGGTGTCCGGCTGGCCCCCTGCACGGCCGAGGACGTCGGCTGGTGGCGCGGCAGCCGGCTCGTGGTCACCCCGCGGGCCCGCACGCTGGGCGGGGTCGGCAGCGCCCTGGTCCGGGCCGCCTGCGCGCACGCCGAGGAACTGGGCGCCCTGCGCTTCGAGGCCACCGTGCAGACCCGGGGCGCGGTGCTGTTCCGCCGCCTCGGCTGGGAGCACGTGCGCGACGTCGTCGTCCAGGGCGTCCCGCACGCCCTCGTCCGCTACCCGATGGACCGTCCCCGCCGGCTGGCCGAGGCGACCAAGGCCGCGCTGGCGGGTGTCCTCGACGGTCTCGTCCAGACCCCCGCGGGTTTCCTCGGTGACGACGGGACCCCCGTGCCCGGCACGGACGTGGTCGCCGCCTGCGACGCGGTCCTGCCCTCCCTCGTCGACCGCGACCCCGAGTGGGCGGGCTGGTGCGCGGTCCTCGTGAACGTCAACGACCTCGCCGCGATGGGGGCGGCCCCCGTCGGGCTGCTGGACGCGCTGGCCGCCCCCACCGCCGACCACGCCCGCCGGGTCGTGGCCGGGCTGCGCGCCGCGAGCCGGGCCTGGGGCGTCCCCGTGCTCGGCGGCCACACGCAGTTCGGGGTGCCCGCCGCGCTGTCCGTGACGGCCCTGGGCCGCACGGCCGACCCGGTCCCCGCCGGCGGGGGACGGCCCGGGCACGCCCTGTCCCTGACCGTCGACCTCGGCGGGTCCTGGCGGCCGGGCTACACGGGCTCGCAGTGGGACTCCAGCTCCCGACGGTCCCCCGGGGACCTGCGGCAGATGGGTTCCTCCGTCGCCCGCACCCGCCCCGCCGCCGCGAAGGACGTCAGCATGGCGGGGCTGCTCGGCACCGTCGGGATGCTGGCCGAGGCCAGCGGCGTCGGCGCCGAGATCGACGTCACCTCCGTCCCGCGCCCGCCCGGCACCACCGTCGGCGACTGGTTCACCTGCTTCCCCGGTTTCGGGGTGGTGACCGCCGACCTCCCCGGCCGCGCCCCGGCACCCGCCGGACCGGCCACCACCGCGACCGTCGGCCGCCTGCACGCCGCCGCCTCCCCGGACGACCGGGGGGTGGCGCTGCGCTGGCCCGACGGTGAGGTGACCCGGGTGATCCCGGGTCCCGTCACAGGAATGGGAACCGCATGA
- a CDS encoding amidohydrolase family protein gives MFFVPLTFDAHRHLGRLPAYPFYGGPPVNPDTSARDQIADLVDDLDREGTERALLLPNYGVPVAAASFALNELVLETASKDDRFVCGLWTSPRAEDAELTDAALALAGERSVVALKTSFLLGGGVDDPTSQPQIERIFATARERDLVVHVHTSPGAASDIDEIGKLVDRYGDDVRIHLVHLGGGMSAHIKLIGGRFFDWIEAGKKVYTDTSWAIGFAPRWLASEIERRGTGADRVLFASDEPWGDHAGELARLRAASQNPELVRMFLQDNYTALYG, from the coding sequence ATGTTTTTCGTGCCCCTCACCTTCGACGCACACCGCCACCTCGGCCGGCTGCCGGCGTACCCCTTCTACGGGGGCCCGCCGGTCAACCCCGACACGAGCGCCCGCGACCAGATCGCGGACCTGGTCGACGACCTCGACCGGGAGGGCACCGAACGGGCCCTGCTGCTGCCCAACTACGGCGTCCCGGTCGCCGCCGCCAGCTTCGCCCTCAACGAGCTCGTGCTCGAGACGGCGTCGAAGGACGACCGGTTCGTCTGCGGCCTGTGGACCTCCCCGCGGGCCGAGGACGCCGAGCTCACCGACGCCGCCCTGGCCCTGGCCGGGGAACGCAGCGTCGTCGCCCTCAAGACGAGCTTCCTGCTCGGGGGCGGCGTCGACGACCCGACGTCCCAGCCGCAGATCGAGAGGATCTTCGCCACGGCCCGGGAGCGGGACCTCGTCGTCCACGTCCACACCTCACCCGGGGCGGCCTCGGACATCGACGAGATCGGCAAGCTCGTCGACCGCTACGGCGACGACGTGCGCATCCACCTCGTCCACCTCGGCGGGGGGATGAGCGCCCACATCAAGCTCATCGGCGGCCGGTTCTTCGACTGGATCGAGGCCGGCAAGAAGGTCTACACCGACACCAGCTGGGCGATCGGTTTCGCGCCCCGCTGGCTGGCGAGCGAGATCGAGCGGCGCGGGACCGGCGCCGACCGCGTCCTGTTCGCCTCCGACGAACCGTGGGGCGACCACGCGGGCGAGCTCGCCCGCCTGCGGGCCGCCTCGCAGAACCCCGAACTCGTCCGCATGTTCCTGCAGGACAACTACACCGCCCTCTACGGCTGA
- a CDS encoding MSMEG_0570 family nitrogen starvation response protein: protein MPEMTFTVRWPDDTVQRCYSPSLVVHDHLTAGRDYPVEEFTTRCRTALTEASDRVRARYGMACTSALAQLSDIERRAAGQTGRVQVLALEPPLPQET, encoded by the coding sequence GTGCCTGAGATGACGTTCACCGTCCGCTGGCCCGACGACACCGTCCAGCGCTGCTACTCCCCCTCCCTGGTGGTGCACGACCACCTCACCGCGGGCCGCGACTACCCGGTCGAGGAGTTCACCACCCGCTGCCGCACGGCCCTGACCGAGGCCAGCGACCGGGTCCGCGCCCGGTACGGGATGGCCTGCACGTCGGCCCTGGCCCAGTTGTCCGACATCGAGCGGCGCGCGGCCGGGCAGACCGGCCGCGTCCAGGTGCTCGCCCTCGAACCCCCTCTGCCGCAGGAGACCTGA
- a CDS encoding carbon-nitrogen hydrolase family protein: MTRLAAAAENFGRDLDTAYATIERLLAESRGAQLLALPEACLGGYLSSLGSSEDRGTTGSRRARPGPPPLRLDGPELRRVAELAGDTVVVLGLCEDGGDDLGGDLYNTAVVLTGDGILGVHRKVHQPLGENLSYAAGSVFEAFDTPVGRIGLQICYDKAFPEAARAAALDGAEIVVSISAWPGSRTASSADLAQDRWKKRFDLYDQARALENQVVWVAANQAGTFGSLRFVGSAKVVGPGGEVLAGTGVEAGLAVADVDVAAELAAARRSMFNLRDRRPDTYDALVREPARA, translated from the coding sequence ATGACCAGACTGGCCGCCGCCGCCGAGAACTTCGGCCGCGACCTCGACACCGCCTACGCCACCATCGAACGGCTCCTCGCCGAGTCCCGGGGAGCGCAGCTGCTGGCCCTGCCCGAGGCCTGCCTCGGCGGGTACCTGTCCTCCCTGGGCTCCAGCGAGGACCGCGGGACCACCGGTTCCCGCCGCGCCCGTCCCGGGCCGCCGCCGCTGCGCCTGGACGGCCCCGAACTGCGCCGGGTCGCCGAACTGGCCGGGGACACCGTCGTCGTCCTCGGCCTCTGCGAGGACGGCGGCGACGACCTGGGCGGTGACCTCTACAACACCGCCGTCGTGCTGACCGGGGACGGGATCCTCGGCGTCCACCGCAAGGTCCACCAGCCGCTGGGCGAGAACCTCTCCTACGCGGCGGGTTCGGTGTTCGAGGCGTTCGACACCCCGGTCGGCCGCATCGGCCTGCAGATCTGCTACGACAAGGCGTTCCCCGAGGCGGCCCGCGCGGCCGCCCTCGACGGCGCCGAGATCGTCGTGAGCATCTCCGCCTGGCCCGGGTCCCGCACCGCCTCGTCCGCCGACCTCGCGCAGGACCGCTGGAAGAAGCGGTTCGACCTGTACGACCAGGCCCGCGCGCTGGAGAACCAGGTCGTCTGGGTCGCGGCGAACCAGGCGGGGACGTTCGGTTCGCTGCGCTTCGTCGGCAGCGCGAAGGTCGTCGGCCCCGGCGGGGAGGTCCTCGCCGGCACCGGCGTCGAGGCGGGCCTGGCCGTCGCCGACGTCGACGTGGCGGCCGAGCTGGCCGCGGCCCGCCGGTCGATGTTCAACCTCCGGGACCGCCGTCCCGACACCTACGACGCCCTGGTGCGGGAGCCCGCGCGTGCCTGA
- a CDS encoding ATP-binding cassette domain-containing protein, which produces MTTPVLRVGALSKTFGAHRALDGVDLEIGAGQVHGLLGENGSGKSTLIKVLTGVHAPDPGGRLEVHGRPVPLPLAPGEFRRLGISVVHQDLGLLPELSVAENMRVAQAIAARRAVVSWRAERRLAGRTLQRYKVDVDPAAPVASLGDTERALVAILRAVEELGDSRALLILDEPTVFLPREGTDLLFGLVRELVADGRTGVLLVSHDLHEVLAHTSCVSVLRDGRLEATVDSAATTPERLAELIVGPAGAVAPRSRAAAAGSGDAAGPVGPATRSPRVRVRDLHAPRLHGVSFDVGRGEVLGLTGLAGSGAEEVLPLLYGARRARGGVLEVDGGEQPVPSARPASSLRRGVVYVPADRRQDGGVLEESVERNVTMPVLTELGSRWRLRPRALRRRAEELAERFDVRPRDPGAVFGTLSGGNQQKAVLAKWLQVGPRLVLLAEPTQGVDVGARAHIFGLLRAVAEDGAATVLASSDYEQLATVCDRVLVLARGRVVAELSGPELDPATISDRVLSSTAPLPRQQARTPQTQESS; this is translated from the coding sequence GTGACGACCCCCGTCCTGCGGGTGGGCGCGCTGAGCAAGACGTTCGGTGCGCACCGCGCGCTCGACGGCGTCGACCTGGAGATCGGCGCCGGGCAGGTGCACGGGCTGCTGGGCGAGAACGGGTCGGGCAAGTCGACGCTCATCAAGGTCCTCACCGGCGTGCACGCCCCCGACCCCGGCGGCCGCCTGGAGGTCCACGGGCGCCCGGTGCCCCTGCCCCTGGCGCCCGGGGAGTTCCGCCGCCTCGGGATCAGCGTCGTGCACCAGGACCTGGGCCTGCTGCCGGAACTGTCGGTGGCCGAGAACATGCGCGTGGCGCAGGCGATCGCCGCCCGCCGGGCGGTGGTGTCCTGGCGCGCCGAGCGCCGCCTCGCCGGGCGGACGCTGCAGCGGTACAAGGTGGACGTCGACCCGGCCGCGCCGGTGGCGAGCCTGGGTGACACCGAGCGGGCCCTGGTCGCGATCCTGCGGGCGGTCGAGGAGCTCGGGGACTCCCGCGCGCTGCTGATCCTCGACGAGCCGACGGTGTTCCTGCCGCGCGAGGGCACCGACCTGCTGTTCGGGCTGGTGCGCGAGCTCGTCGCGGACGGGCGCACCGGGGTGCTGCTGGTGTCCCACGACCTGCACGAGGTACTGGCGCACACCAGCTGCGTCAGCGTCCTGCGCGACGGCCGCCTGGAGGCGACGGTCGACTCGGCCGCCACGACCCCGGAGCGGCTGGCCGAGCTGATCGTCGGCCCGGCGGGGGCCGTGGCGCCGCGGTCCCGGGCCGCTGCGGCGGGCTCGGGGGATGCGGCGGGTCCGGTCGGTCCGGCCACGCGCTCCCCGCGCGTCCGGGTCCGGGACCTGCACGCCCCGCGGCTGCACGGGGTCTCCTTCGACGTCGGGCGCGGGGAGGTGCTCGGGCTGACCGGGCTGGCCGGTTCCGGCGCGGAGGAGGTCCTGCCGCTGCTGTACGGGGCCCGGCGCGCCCGCGGCGGCGTGCTCGAGGTCGACGGCGGCGAGCAGCCGGTCCCTTCGGCCCGGCCCGCGTCCTCGCTGCGGCGCGGGGTGGTCTACGTGCCCGCGGACCGGCGCCAGGACGGCGGCGTGCTGGAGGAGAGCGTCGAGCGGAACGTCACGATGCCCGTCCTGACCGAGCTGGGGTCGCGCTGGCGGCTGCGGCCGCGGGCCCTGCGCCGGCGCGCCGAGGAGCTGGCCGAGCGCTTCGACGTCCGCCCGCGCGACCCGGGGGCGGTGTTCGGCACCCTCAGCGGGGGCAACCAGCAGAAGGCCGTGCTGGCCAAGTGGCTGCAGGTCGGTCCCCGGCTCGTGCTGCTGGCCGAACCGACCCAGGGCGTCGACGTCGGGGCCCGCGCGCACATCTTCGGGCTGCTGCGCGCGGTCGCCGAGGACGGCGCGGCGACGGTGCTGGCCAGTTCCGACTACGAGCAGCTGGCCACCGTCTGCGACCGCGTGCTGGTGCTGGCGCGGGGGCGGGTCGTGGCCGAGCTGAGCGGCCCCGAGCTGGACCCGGCGACGATCTCCGACCGGGTGCTGTCCAGCACCGCACCCCTCCCCCGGCAGCAGGCCCGCACCCCCCAGACCC
- a CDS encoding flavin reductase family protein — protein MPELTDYDDDPRALFATFALFPSGVAALSAVVEGEPVVLVASSFQVGISAAPPLVLVAVQHTSSSWPKLAAAAAAGGRIGVSVLGEAHDVAARQMASRAGDRFAGIGTTTTPSGALFVDGAPAWLECSLHSQFPAGDHDVVLLQVHALGTEPHLEPLVWHGSGFRALRPRVDA, from the coding sequence TTGCCAGAGCTCACCGACTACGACGACGACCCGCGGGCGCTGTTCGCCACGTTCGCGCTCTTCCCCTCCGGCGTCGCCGCCCTGTCGGCCGTCGTGGAGGGGGAGCCGGTGGTCCTCGTCGCCTCCTCCTTCCAGGTCGGCATCTCCGCCGCGCCCCCGCTGGTCCTGGTCGCCGTGCAGCACACCTCCAGCAGCTGGCCGAAGCTGGCGGCCGCCGCCGCGGCCGGCGGCCGGATCGGCGTCTCGGTGCTGGGCGAGGCCCACGACGTCGCCGCCCGGCAGATGGCCTCCCGGGCCGGTGACCGCTTCGCGGGCATCGGCACCACGACCACGCCGTCGGGTGCCCTGTTCGTCGACGGTGCGCCCGCCTGGCTGGAGTGCAGCCTGCACTCGCAGTTCCCCGCGGGGGACCACGACGTGGTCCTGCTGCAGGTGCACGCCCTGGGCACCGAGCCGCACCTGGAGCCGCTGGTCTGGCACGGTTCGGGGTTCCGCGCGCTGCGACCGCGCGTGGACGCCTGA